A stretch of the Aneurinibacillus migulanus genome encodes the following:
- a CDS encoding ATP-binding protein — protein sequence MENIKDFLRKVNLPMHAVTGEALEAFRRQREEEDRAMVEKILRENEAARKAKPQRIFDKNSLIPPALKKATFDNYKPTTPELWEAKSVAIDYVTSFDLDDPRCLMMMGSCGVGKSHLAVSILKHLIKNGFTGIFITVPELLTKIKATYNRESNHTELELLEVIKTVDCLVLDDIGAEYGTSWALRKLFEVIDSRSGRHTIYTTNLNMKELKERFEARDISRMKQHAELLTMEGPDYRDTVLCRRERR from the coding sequence ATGGAAAACATAAAGGACTTTCTTCGCAAAGTAAATTTGCCAATGCACGCAGTGACTGGTGAAGCACTGGAAGCCTTTAGGCGCCAACGTGAAGAAGAGGATCGGGCGATGGTTGAGAAAATCTTGCGTGAGAATGAAGCAGCTCGAAAGGCAAAACCACAACGCATATTTGATAAAAACAGCCTCATTCCACCAGCTTTGAAAAAAGCGACATTTGATAACTATAAACCGACTACTCCTGAACTGTGGGAAGCAAAATCAGTTGCCATTGATTACGTGACCTCGTTCGACTTAGATGACCCTCGATGCCTCATGATGATGGGGAGCTGCGGTGTAGGTAAATCCCATCTTGCTGTATCGATTCTTAAGCATTTGATTAAGAACGGGTTTACAGGAATTTTCATCACGGTGCCTGAGTTACTAACCAAAATCAAAGCCACATACAACAGGGAGAGCAACCATACTGAGCTGGAACTGTTAGAAGTTATCAAGACGGTAGATTGTCTGGTACTGGATGACATTGGCGCTGAGTATGGCACGAGTTGGGCGTTACGTAAGCTGTTCGAAGTGATTGATAGTCGTTCGGGGCGTCATACGATTTACACCACAAACTTGAACATGAAAGAACTAAAAGAGCGATTTGAGGCCCGGGATATTTCTCGGATGAAACAACATGCAGAATTGCTGACCATGGAAGGACCGGACTACCGTGACACGGTGCTATGCAGGAGGGAAAGACGATGA
- a CDS encoding PBSX family phage terminase large subunit, with protein MKVNVKIKKSVFNDVYLPLLHDDNRYLILYGGAGSGKSVFAAQKIIYRLLNEEKHKFLVVRKVARTMRNSVFALFRDVISTWGLSKIFKITESNMEIRCANGNSIIFVGIDDPEKMKSIHGITGIWIEEASEFEQEDVQQLDLRLRGRTKNYKQMIVSFNPISSFHWLKKVYFDSPKENATVKHTTYLDNKFIDPDYRKVLEDLKDQDYTYYTIYALGKWGTLGNIIFKNWEVQDLSEIRQTFDRFNNGLDFGFSDDPNALVHMHYDSKRKTLYILDELYMTELTNDLLAEEVKKIIDRQVVTCDSSEPKSIKELCQFGVRAIPAKKGPDSVNFGIDWLKRQKIIIDVRCVNAKREFERYRWKEDKYGNVLRVPVDKDNHLIDAIRYGCEDLMTPNTIKANDGFKRHRIKI; from the coding sequence ATGAAGGTTAATGTCAAAATCAAAAAAAGTGTGTTTAATGACGTTTATTTACCGCTTTTACATGATGATAATCGATACCTAATTCTTTATGGTGGAGCTGGTTCGGGGAAATCCGTGTTTGCTGCTCAGAAAATCATTTATCGTCTACTTAACGAAGAAAAACATAAGTTTCTTGTTGTACGGAAGGTCGCACGAACCATGCGAAACTCTGTATTTGCCCTGTTTCGTGATGTAATCAGCACATGGGGACTCTCTAAGATATTTAAAATCACAGAGTCGAATATGGAAATTCGTTGCGCGAATGGAAACAGTATTATTTTTGTCGGTATCGATGACCCCGAGAAAATGAAATCCATTCATGGAATTACAGGTATATGGATTGAAGAGGCTAGCGAATTTGAGCAAGAAGACGTTCAACAACTCGATTTGCGTTTGCGTGGTCGAACCAAGAATTATAAACAGATGATTGTTAGCTTTAACCCTATTTCAAGCTTTCATTGGCTAAAAAAGGTTTACTTTGACAGTCCGAAAGAGAATGCGACAGTCAAGCATACAACATATCTAGACAATAAATTTATTGACCCTGATTATCGTAAGGTATTGGAAGACCTAAAAGACCAGGATTATACGTATTATACGATTTATGCTCTAGGGAAATGGGGAACGCTTGGCAACATTATCTTTAAAAATTGGGAAGTACAGGACCTGTCAGAAATCCGGCAGACGTTCGACCGATTTAATAACGGTCTGGACTTCGGTTTTTCCGACGATCCGAATGCACTGGTCCATATGCATTATGATAGCAAGCGCAAAACGCTTTATATTCTGGACGAGTTATATATGACGGAGCTAACCAATGACTTGCTGGCTGAAGAGGTAAAGAAAATCATTGATAGACAAGTAGTAACCTGTGATTCATCAGAGCCAAAATCCATTAAGGAGCTTTGTCAATTTGGTGTACGGGCCATTCCAGCTAAGAAAGGACCAGATAGTGTGAATTTCGGTATCGACTGGCTAAAGCGGCAGAAAATCATTATTGATGTGCGTTGTGTAAATGCTAAAAGAGAGTTTGAAAGATATCGTTGGAAAGAAGACAAATACGGCAATGTGCTACGGGTGCCAGTGGATAAGGACAATCACTTGATTGATGCTATCCGATATGGTTGTGAGGACTTGATGACCCCGAATACCATCAAAGCAAACGACGGCTTCAAGCGTCACCGTATCAAGATATAA
- a CDS encoding LuxR C-terminal-related transcriptional regulator, with the protein MNNHVFLEEVCAKCPGSQWGKSAMCRIHDMHIGKVQSCPQWEGHQVAQEEAYQEQQLAWCELEPALEAIQRVEQDLRDYHWMAKEIQDIQDWDKHQKQYPREVWESLLGAGTAQYGIEASLPKAQGVNSDVTYREAQKLLRKWERMKRYERKVKKLEASVATLQDERERAVAEGILDGLKMYEIAQQLDVTRQTVDRIRRSMIRNLAWGMYEDEVRKGLSA; encoded by the coding sequence ATGAATAATCATGTGTTTTTGGAAGAAGTTTGCGCTAAGTGTCCAGGTTCACAGTGGGGAAAGTCAGCCATGTGCCGTATTCATGACATGCATATCGGCAAAGTACAGAGTTGCCCCCAATGGGAAGGGCATCAGGTGGCACAAGAGGAAGCGTACCAGGAACAACAACTTGCTTGGTGTGAATTAGAACCGGCATTAGAAGCTATACAACGTGTGGAACAGGATCTGCGTGATTACCACTGGATGGCGAAAGAGATTCAGGATATACAGGATTGGGATAAGCACCAAAAGCAATATCCGAGAGAAGTATGGGAGAGTCTGTTGGGAGCTGGTACGGCACAGTATGGTATTGAGGCATCGTTACCGAAGGCGCAAGGCGTAAATTCGGACGTAACATATAGAGAGGCACAAAAACTCCTACGGAAATGGGAGCGCATGAAACGATATGAACGCAAGGTGAAGAAGCTAGAGGCTTCTGTAGCTACGTTACAGGACGAGAGAGAGCGTGCAGTAGCCGAAGGAATACTAGACGGCTTGAAGATGTATGAAATCGCTCAGCAGCTTGATGTGACCCGTCAGACGGTCGATAGGATTCGTCGGTCGATGATTCGCAATCTAGCATGGGGCATGTATGAAGATGAAGTGAGGAAAGGCCTGTCGGCATAG
- a CDS encoding DUF7167 family protein — translation MPKYEFRVSTGYVGCKRTEIVEIDEDELAGMTEEEKEEYVEEEWAQWVWENIDGGFSKVEDEEK, via the coding sequence ATGCCTAAATACGAATTTCGAGTCAGTACAGGATATGTCGGCTGCAAAAGAACTGAAATCGTGGAAATTGACGAAGATGAACTGGCAGGCATGACGGAAGAAGAAAAAGAGGAGTATGTCGAAGAGGAATGGGCTCAGTGGGTTTGGGAAAACATCGACGGCGGATTTTCGAAGGTGGAGGATGAGGAGAAATGA
- a CDS encoding recombinase RecT, with product MATNSSLKGKLTTTGKNANQVQASSLPLKDLLGTPTMKKKFEELMNDRAPQYITSIINLYNSETSLQKCEPMSVVSSAMVAATLDLPVDKNLGYAWIVPYGNKAQFQLGYKGYIQLALRSAQYRYINVTPIHEGELIKWNPLTEEIEIDFEARASDAVIGYAAYFELLNGFRKTIYWTKEQVEKHRKKFSKSDFGWKNDWDAMAMKTVLKSLLSKWGILSIEMQKAVVEDNDEREIKDITSESQNGYNGAIEAEVVVAEDIPMDEPTPTEKQPEGKEDDELDKVAEQFDKGLI from the coding sequence ATGGCCACAAACAGCTCGTTAAAAGGAAAATTAACCACTACTGGCAAGAATGCAAATCAGGTTCAGGCATCCAGTTTACCGTTAAAGGATTTACTCGGCACGCCTACCATGAAAAAGAAATTTGAGGAACTCATGAATGATCGGGCTCCCCAGTATATTACATCCATTATCAATCTATACAACAGCGAAACCTCACTACAAAAATGTGAGCCAATGTCAGTTGTTTCTTCTGCAATGGTCGCTGCCACATTAGATTTACCAGTTGATAAAAATTTAGGTTATGCCTGGATTGTCCCTTATGGAAATAAAGCGCAATTTCAGCTTGGTTACAAAGGATATATCCAATTAGCCTTACGCTCTGCCCAGTATCGATATATCAATGTGACCCCAATTCATGAGGGTGAACTTATAAAGTGGAATCCTCTTACAGAAGAAATTGAGATTGATTTTGAGGCACGGGCATCAGATGCGGTAATAGGATACGCAGCTTATTTTGAACTACTAAATGGATTCAGAAAAACCATCTACTGGACGAAAGAACAAGTTGAAAAGCATCGGAAGAAATTCAGCAAGTCGGATTTTGGATGGAAGAATGATTGGGACGCTATGGCTATGAAAACCGTGCTGAAGTCTCTCTTATCGAAGTGGGGTATCTTGTCTATCGAAATGCAAAAAGCTGTTGTAGAAGATAATGACGAGCGCGAGATAAAGGACATTACTAGCGAGTCACAAAACGGCTATAACGGCGCAATAGAGGCCGAGGTAGTTGTTGCTGAAGATATCCCGATGGACGAGCCTACACCAACAGAGAAGCAGCCAGAAGGCAAGGAAGACGACGAGCTAGACAAAGTAGCTGAGCAATTCGATAAAGGACTAATTTAG
- a CDS encoding RuvC family protein: MTRYVGIDPSTKTGIVALSPSGRTLDAREIEGKGEDPRRMYSIIQAVSRAIQPDDIICIEDFGFSSQKAVILGGIGWGIRMELYRRGFKYIQVAPKALKKFTGAGGNANKEQVADGVFNCWGLRYKSDNVTDAYVLAQIARAMHENIKTTKFQQEVINVIRNPQPKSKKKKEKKTG; encoded by the coding sequence GTGACACGCTATGTTGGCATCGACCCGAGTACCAAAACCGGAATCGTTGCTCTCTCGCCTTCAGGGAGGACGCTAGACGCTCGGGAGATAGAGGGGAAGGGCGAAGACCCACGGCGTATGTACAGCATCATACAGGCTGTTTCTCGAGCCATTCAGCCAGACGATATTATCTGCATTGAGGACTTCGGTTTTAGTTCACAAAAAGCCGTTATCCTTGGTGGCATTGGTTGGGGTATTCGAATGGAATTATATCGACGCGGTTTTAAATACATCCAAGTAGCTCCAAAGGCGTTGAAGAAGTTTACAGGCGCCGGAGGAAATGCCAATAAGGAGCAGGTAGCTGATGGAGTATTTAACTGCTGGGGCTTGCGGTACAAAAGCGACAACGTGACAGATGCTTACGTGCTTGCCCAGATAGCTAGGGCGATGCATGAAAATATAAAAACCACTAAGTTTCAACAGGAAGTTATTAACGTGATTCGCAATCCACAACCAAAATCCAAGAAGAAAAAGGAGAAGAAAACAGGATGA
- a CDS encoding YqaJ viral recombinase family nuclease: MQANVLARTLNMDHEAWLQLRTHGIGGSDASIILGINKWKTPFELWLEKTGQVIPQELQNDATYFGTLLEDIVAKEFEKRSGKKVRRKNAILEHPEHEFIIANVDRMVVGEKAILECKTTSAYNAKEWESEEIPDSYIAQIQHYLGVLGPEYKKGYFAVLIGSNKFVWKEIDRDDELIEIIFQREIEFWNNHVLANVAPALDGSSAAERFLKERFEKAKKGKAIDLTSEYKEKISQYLALKDSIKSLEEQMKEIENQIKHEMKDAEMAFVQNFQAEWKTVNSNRVDSKKLKEQFPDIYKQVIKPSVSRRFGIKEIS; the protein is encoded by the coding sequence ATGCAAGCAAACGTACTCGCACGCACGCTGAACATGGACCATGAAGCCTGGCTTCAACTGCGAACTCATGGTATCGGAGGCTCTGACGCCTCGATCATTCTTGGTATTAACAAATGGAAAACACCATTTGAATTATGGCTTGAAAAAACTGGGCAAGTCATACCTCAAGAACTCCAGAATGATGCTACCTACTTCGGCACCCTGTTGGAGGATATTGTAGCCAAGGAGTTTGAGAAACGCAGTGGTAAGAAGGTCCGAAGAAAAAACGCTATTTTGGAGCATCCAGAACATGAATTTATTATCGCAAACGTGGACCGGATGGTTGTGGGGGAAAAAGCTATCTTGGAATGCAAAACAACATCTGCTTACAACGCCAAGGAGTGGGAGAGCGAAGAGATACCTGACAGCTATATCGCTCAAATTCAGCATTATCTAGGCGTTTTAGGTCCGGAATATAAAAAGGGATACTTCGCTGTATTAATCGGGAGTAACAAATTCGTTTGGAAGGAAATCGACCGAGATGATGAGCTAATCGAAATCATTTTCCAGAGGGAAATTGAATTCTGGAACAACCACGTTTTAGCGAATGTAGCTCCTGCCTTAGATGGTTCTAGTGCAGCCGAACGATTTCTAAAAGAACGATTCGAGAAGGCGAAGAAAGGGAAGGCGATTGATTTAACTTCCGAATACAAGGAGAAAATCAGCCAATATCTGGCCCTTAAAGACTCCATTAAATCATTAGAAGAGCAAATGAAGGAAATTGAAAATCAAATCAAACATGAGATGAAGGATGCGGAAATGGCTTTTGTTCAAAACTTCCAAGCTGAGTGGAAAACCGTAAATTCTAACCGGGTGGACAGCAAAAAGTTAAAAGAACAATTTCCAGATATCTATAAACAGGTGATTAAGCCATCTGTCTCCCGTCGTTTTGGAATAAAAGAAATCAGCTAA
- a CDS encoding terminase small subunit, with translation MTRSTNPNRIKAQQIFLEHQGEITNRKIAEILNEKEKTISAWKSRDKWNAALQNDDCSTTKEKRSTTKKNEPLKTQTPPKKIDDGESYELTPKQHIFVQEYLIDLNATQAAIRAGYSPDTAHVQGPRLLGNVRVQQAVESAMQAREKRTGITADKVLEQIAKIAFVDLRDIVTWDEGKIVIRPSEEIDGTVLAEISETISESGTVRKRVKVNDRMRALDMLAKHTGLLDEHRRKLDEARNKRAAEKHALDMAKANVDQDTGDVEIVVSIEDDDNEG, from the coding sequence ATGACAAGATCAACAAATCCAAACAGAATTAAAGCGCAGCAAATCTTTCTAGAACATCAAGGCGAAATCACTAATCGTAAAATCGCCGAAATTCTCAACGAAAAAGAGAAGACAATTAGTGCATGGAAATCGCGTGATAAATGGAATGCAGCACTGCAAAATGATGATTGTAGTACTACAAAAGAAAAACGTAGTACTACAAAGAAGAATGAGCCATTAAAAACACAGACTCCTCCAAAAAAAATAGATGATGGCGAGTCGTATGAACTTACACCAAAACAGCATATTTTCGTACAGGAGTACCTTATCGACCTGAATGCAACTCAAGCAGCCATACGCGCCGGATACAGCCCAGATACTGCTCATGTACAAGGTCCGAGGCTGTTAGGTAATGTTAGGGTACAGCAAGCCGTTGAAAGTGCTATGCAGGCCAGAGAGAAGCGCACAGGCATAACAGCAGATAAAGTACTTGAGCAGATAGCTAAGATTGCATTTGTAGACTTGCGCGATATCGTTACTTGGGATGAGGGGAAAATCGTCATTCGTCCCAGCGAAGAAATTGACGGTACAGTACTTGCTGAAATCAGCGAGACAATATCTGAAAGTGGAACTGTACGTAAGCGTGTGAAAGTCAATGACCGTATGCGTGCTTTGGACATGTTGGCTAAACATACTGGCCTTTTGGATGAACATAGGCGTAAATTGGATGAAGCTCGTAATAAAAGGGCCGCTGAAAAGCACGCTTTGGATATGGCGAAAGCAAATGTTGATCAGGATACTGGTGACGTTGAGATTGTTGTTTCTATCGAGGATGATGACAATGAAGGTTAA
- a CDS encoding replicative DNA helicase — MSDVSQDTSLLVEPEAEEQVLARMLSDDQAIEEVAGFLLPEHFYTSNYRKLYKEALRRWEGGEEPANLANMLPMMEKLGVDVMKLTNMAIDIAIWEMKPLAERLVQTDGVRKAMKAGYELIQMANMSRMLDADEIEQTITKATETLTRIGERQAKNTMRSVHDILMEHTDKLEQTIWGDEESEVVGPSIMTGMPDLDELTNGYKAPELIVIAARPSVGKTAFANQQALNIAEKYAEKGPVALFSLEMAAEELVTRMLGNLAHLGGLGNRKLTEEEYNKYTMAVGLLANHNIMIDDEPKQTVSKIRAKARRLQKEQGLSAIFIDYLQFIEPPVKGMNRADVVSENTKALKNMAKELGVPVIALAQVGRQVEQRADKRPMMSDLRESGEIEQTADKIMFLYRDEYYNRDTEKKSILEVDLAKNRNGATGKRELCFIKEYGKIRSLEVQHAEQLAIV, encoded by the coding sequence ATGAGTGATGTAAGCCAAGACACTTCCCTTCTTGTCGAACCGGAAGCCGAGGAACAGGTCCTTGCCCGGATGCTCTCCGACGATCAGGCCATTGAAGAAGTAGCCGGATTTCTTCTCCCGGAACACTTCTATACCAGTAACTACCGGAAGCTGTACAAGGAGGCGCTTAGACGCTGGGAGGGTGGCGAGGAGCCTGCGAACCTAGCAAACATGTTGCCGATGATGGAAAAGCTCGGTGTCGATGTAATGAAGCTTACAAACATGGCAATCGATATCGCTATCTGGGAAATGAAGCCACTGGCTGAGCGTCTAGTGCAGACAGACGGTGTACGTAAGGCCATGAAAGCAGGATATGAGCTTATTCAGATGGCAAATATGAGCCGAATGCTGGACGCCGATGAGATTGAACAAACGATTACAAAGGCAACAGAAACGCTCACCCGAATTGGTGAACGTCAAGCGAAGAACACCATGCGCTCGGTACATGACATTCTGATGGAGCATACGGACAAGCTCGAACAAACCATCTGGGGTGACGAAGAAAGCGAAGTCGTGGGACCTAGCATCATGACAGGTATGCCTGATTTAGACGAACTGACAAACGGCTATAAGGCGCCTGAATTAATCGTCATTGCAGCACGACCATCTGTAGGAAAAACGGCTTTTGCTAACCAGCAGGCACTTAATATCGCTGAGAAGTACGCAGAAAAAGGCCCTGTTGCTCTCTTCTCACTGGAGATGGCTGCTGAGGAGCTGGTAACCCGGATGCTTGGTAACCTGGCTCACTTGGGGGGATTAGGTAACCGAAAGCTGACCGAGGAGGAATACAACAAATACACCATGGCTGTTGGTCTTCTGGCAAATCATAACATCATGATTGATGATGAGCCGAAACAGACTGTCTCCAAAATCAGAGCAAAGGCTCGGCGGTTACAGAAAGAGCAAGGTTTATCAGCTATCTTTATCGATTATCTGCAATTCATCGAGCCACCTGTGAAGGGCATGAACCGAGCTGACGTTGTTAGTGAGAATACGAAGGCACTAAAGAACATGGCGAAGGAGCTCGGCGTACCCGTTATCGCACTTGCCCAGGTAGGCAGACAGGTCGAACAGAGAGCCGACAAACGCCCGATGATGTCAGACCTTCGAGAGTCTGGGGAAATTGAGCAGACGGCCGACAAAATTATGTTCCTGTACCGGGATGAATACTATAACCGGGATACCGAGAAGAAAAGCATCCTAGAGGTCGACTTGGCAAAGAACCGGAACGGGGCCACTGGAAAACGCGAGCTTTGCTTTATCAAGGAGTACGGGAAAATTCGGAGCTTGGAGGTACAACATGCTGAGCAATTGGCAATCGTTTAA
- a CDS encoding replication protein, which translates to MANVQLENGYTKIANKTLEQMAKIKLSATQYRIVMVVWRYTYGFNRKMHELAISFISEATGCSKRQIERELKDLVLRKILLQESQKGKTSLIGFNKDFDKWVSEKVATQSTTDKTDGSKQKETADESDGTQEQKTTDRLDGTDISDGGSTTDKTDGTPPSEQWEVLPSDQSDKKESITKKLKEINDDENACKEMTPQEVFQAIETKYIQRRARGTQTNAQDDQDIQQVIAYGIPLEDILRFIDERFDTYKPKHPRDRINSFGYVADYIFQRYHDEQQKRAALDNVVPLRKGERDGKHKGLSSQSKFANARSDW; encoded by the coding sequence ATGGCTAATGTACAGCTCGAAAATGGCTACACGAAAATCGCTAATAAAACACTTGAGCAGATGGCCAAGATTAAGCTCAGCGCTACCCAATATCGGATCGTCATGGTGGTTTGGAGATACACATACGGATTTAACCGTAAAATGCATGAGCTAGCTATCTCCTTTATCAGTGAAGCTACTGGATGTAGTAAACGGCAAATTGAACGAGAATTGAAAGATTTAGTGTTGCGAAAGATTCTTCTTCAGGAGTCCCAGAAAGGAAAAACGAGTCTGATAGGGTTTAACAAGGACTTTGATAAATGGGTTAGTGAGAAGGTAGCAACACAAAGTACCACCGACAAAACTGACGGTAGTAAACAGAAGGAAACTGCCGACGAATCTGACGGTACTCAGGAGCAAAAAACTACCGACAGATTAGACGGTACCGACATTTCTGACGGTGGTTCAACTACCGACAAAACTGACGGTACACCACCGTCAGAACAGTGGGAGGTACTACCGTCAGATCAGTCGGATAAGAAAGAAAGTATTACAAAAAAACTTAAAGAAATTAATGATGATGAGAACGCGTGTAAAGAAATGACTCCTCAAGAAGTTTTTCAAGCTATCGAAACAAAATACATTCAGCGAAGAGCAAGAGGAACACAAACTAATGCTCAAGACGATCAGGATATTCAGCAAGTCATTGCTTATGGAATTCCACTGGAAGACATTTTGCGTTTCATAGACGAGAGATTTGATACCTACAAACCCAAACACCCTAGAGACAGGATCAATTCCTTTGGCTATGTAGCTGACTATATTTTTCAACGCTATCATGACGAACAACAGAAAAGAGCGGCACTGGATAACGTAGTGCCATTGCGGAAAGGAGAACGGGATGGAAAACATAAAGGACTTTCTTCGCAAAGTAAATTTGCCAATGCACGCAGTGACTGGTGA
- a CDS encoding DNA N-6-adenine-methyltransferase, with product MNTAVMFSSATDEWATPQDFFDQLNQEFHFTLDPCATHESAKCARYFTEEDNGLAQDWTGEIVFMNPPYGRVLGQWVKKAFEESIKGATVVCLLPARTDTRWFHDYIYHRAEIRFVKGRLKFGDSKNSAPFPSMVVIFNRAGVKVGG from the coding sequence ATGAACACAGCAGTCATGTTCAGCAGTGCAACGGATGAATGGGCAACGCCACAAGATTTCTTTGACCAACTGAATCAAGAGTTTCACTTTACACTTGATCCTTGCGCTACACATGAAAGCGCCAAGTGCGCTAGGTACTTCACTGAAGAAGACAATGGGCTTGCACAAGATTGGACTGGAGAAATCGTCTTCATGAATCCACCTTACGGTAGAGTGCTCGGACAATGGGTAAAGAAGGCGTTTGAAGAGAGTATAAAGGGTGCAACGGTGGTTTGCTTGTTACCAGCACGAACGGATACACGATGGTTTCATGACTATATCTATCATCGAGCCGAAATTAGGTTTGTCAAAGGTCGGTTAAAGTTCGGAGATTCAAAGAACAGCGCGCCATTTCCAAGTATGGTTGTGATATTTAATCGGGCAGGTGTGAAGGTGGGAGGATGA
- a CDS encoding DUF6906 family protein, with translation MKNGKRPTRKQKLAMKAVR, from the coding sequence ATGAAGAATGGAAAGAGGCCGACGCGAAAACAGAAGCTGGCAATGAAAGCTGTACGA
- a CDS encoding ASCH domain-containing protein — MKVISIIQPWATLIALGEKKFETRSWSTKYRGELAIHSSKKIDKSICRQEPFRSVLAKHGYTESNLPIGVILATCQLVDCFKVTRDFGESANLAGRYPVIGNEYRFGDYSEGRFAWELLNIQKLDEPIPAKGKLNLWEHPLTEMVGETQ; from the coding sequence ATGAAAGTCATATCTATCATTCAGCCGTGGGCCACGTTAATTGCTCTGGGTGAGAAGAAGTTTGAAACAAGGTCATGGAGCACCAAATATCGTGGAGAGCTGGCAATTCATTCAAGCAAGAAAATAGACAAAAGCATTTGTAGGCAGGAGCCGTTTCGTTCGGTACTTGCTAAACATGGATATACAGAGAGCAACCTTCCTATAGGTGTTATCCTAGCAACCTGCCAGCTTGTAGATTGCTTTAAGGTAACGAGAGACTTTGGCGAATCTGCAAATTTAGCTGGTAGATATCCTGTGATAGGAAACGAGTATAGGTTCGGAGACTACAGCGAAGGAAGGTTTGCTTGGGAGCTACTTAACATACAAAAGCTAGATGAACCAATTCCAGCAAAAGGGAAGCTTAATTTATGGGAGCATCCTCTTACAGAAATGGTAGGTGAGACGCAATGA